From the genome of Methylocystis heyeri:
GGCTCGAGCTCGACCCGCCGCCTGTTTGCGACGGGAATTCCGACGCAGATGTCGTTCTGAGCGCTATGGCGATGCAGCAACGCCTGGAACGCCGTGAGCAACGTCGTGAACAATGTCGTTCCGGACTGCCGACTCAGCGCCTGCAGCCGCGCCAGCGTCTCTTTTGGGGCGGTGAAGGCGTAAATCGCCCCTCGGTGATCCGTCGTCGGCGGACGCGGGCGGTCCGTAGGAAGGTCCAGCGTCGCCGGCGCATCGCTCAGCGCCTCTCGCCAATAAGCGAGTTGGCGCTTCAGGACTTCGCCCTGGAGCCACTGGCGCTGCCAGACCGCGTAATCGGCGTATTGGATCTTCAGCTCCGCGAGAGGCGACGGCAGACCCGAGGCGAAGGCGGCGTAAAGCGCGCGGAATTCACGCAGCAGAACGTCGGTCGACCAGCCGTCGGAGACGATGTGATGCAGCGTGATCGATAGGATGTGCTCCCGCTCTCCGGTCGCCGCATGCGTTCCGAGATCGAGCAGCAGCGCCCGCAGGAGCGGGGGCGTCGCAAGATCGAAGGGCGCGATCGCTTCGATCTCGACCAGGCGGCGCGCTTCGACTTCGCGTTTGTCCTTCGGCAAACCTGTCAGATCCACGAGCGGCGCGTCGATTTCGAGCGACGTCAGAATTTCCTGACGAGGCTCACCGCCGCGAAGGACGAACGCTGTGCGCAGCACTTCGTGACGGCGGACGATCTCGTTCAGGGCGCGCCTGAAGACCGCCGCGTCGAACGCTCCGACGATCCGCAGGGCCGCGGCGTTGTTGTAATGGGCGCCGCCCCACTCGATTTCGCTCAGCATCCAGAGGCGCTGCTGGGCGAAGGAAAGTGGTTTGCAGCCGAACTCACTCGCTGCGCCCGGCTCCGCCGTGAGCGTTCCCTCCTCCAGGCGCCGGCGCAATTGGCGGCGTTCATCCGGGGAGAGCTTCGAAAGGCGCAAAAGCTGCTCGTTCATATTTCTCGTTTCCTGCAGGATTGCGTCCGGCGGACGTTTCAAACCAGAATTTCCGACCTGCCGAAGAGAAGCTCCGCGTCGCCCTGCAGCTCAGCCTTCATGGCGGCGATGAACTTGTCGATTTCGCGGATATACGGGTCGTTCTCCGAGGGACTCAGCGCCAGCAGATGTTTGATCCACGGCTCGCGCCCGACGGCGTAGACGAACGCTCTTTTGCACTGGACGGACCGCGCGAGAGTCAGGGCTTTGGCGGCGTCGCAGCCGTTCGAGCGGCGGCTCTGGTCGTGGCGACGCTCCGATTTGAGCGGCAGCATCGGACCATAAACCCAGGACAAGGGCGCCCCGACGCATTCCATGCCGACGAACAGCACGCCGATCGGGCCGGCCAATCTCAGGATCGGCTCATAGATCGCACAGTCGAGACAATTGGAGTCCGCAGCGAACAGAATCGATTGCGACGCCGCCTCGATCAGATAAGCGGATTTCGCAGCAGGCAGATCATTGTGTTCGCCGAGGAAGGGGATGGCCACGATCCGGCCGCCTTCGAAGACGATCTCGTCGAAGCAATCCACTTCGCGGACATTTCTGAACCCGAGATTTTCGGCGAGCAGCCGCAGCGAAAAATCCGCATAAAAGGTTCCCGAATTCCTGGGAACCACGAGCGTTCCGATCCTGTGCCGCAATCGCAACAGGGTCTCGACGACGAAGTGGTCATGGTGGCCGTGCGTGACCAGAGCATAGTCGATGCGGTGGGGAAGATCGGCCCAGCTGAAACGCTCGACCTTCGCTTCGCGGGGGACGCTCGCGACCAGCGGGTCGACCAGGATTGCAATGTCGCGGGTCTCGACCAAAACGCAGGCGTGGCCGAAGTAGCGGATCCGCACGCCCTCCCCGCGCCATTTGGGATCGGGCTTTCCCCGGCTTTCCTCGAGCAACGGCGCCAGCGCGCCGTTCGCCGCTGCTTCACCGCCGAGCAGTTCCAAGATCGCCTCATAACCGGCGGGTTCGACGTCGAGACGAAAAAGATCGTCGAGCCTCGCGTCGGCGAAGGAAATTCGCCAGTCGAACACCCCCGCGCCATCAAGCCGCGGGGTGCTCATATAGTAGGGACGGTCGTCGTCGCTCTGCAGATCGAACAGACGCAGAGATTGCTGCTCCGGCTTATAGTAGCGGCTCTTATAGAGGGCGCCCTCGAGGCAGCGCACGATCGGATTGTTCAGATAGTCGTAAAAAAGCTCGACATGCCCCCGCAAAGGCGCAGGCAGGCTGGCGTAGCGTTCTTCGAGGCTCTCGCCTTTCGCTTCTTGCGCCAGGCTCCGGCTGAACTGGAGCAGCGCCTCTGCGAATTCGATATTGTCCTTCATGGCGCCGAGCGTCGTCTCGAGCAGCGTCTTCAGCCTTCCGGATTCGTGTGCCGGATGGTCGATGAACGGTCCGCCGAGGAGGCGTGGATTTTTAGACGCCAGTTCGTGCTGCCGTGGATTGTCGAGAAAGGATTGCAGCACGTCGATCTGATAGTTGGCGAGATGCAGGCTGTGCGCGACCGGCGCCAGAGTATGAGGCCACGCCGGCCAGCGCGCGACCAGCGGTTCGATGCACGCGCTGGCGGACAGCATGAAGCCGAGGCCGTCAGACATCGAAGCCTCCGCTTCGCGCCATCTGTACAGATTCGGTTTCATTCGGCCGCAGCAGCGCGTCGAATTCCTCGCTCGGCAGCGTCTTGTCGCCGGCGATCCGCACCACCTCCCGTGAAAATTCGGCGAGCGACGCCGCATCGAAAAGGATGGTCACAGGGATTTCGGCTTCGAACAGCTGCTGCACGCGCGCTATGACCTGTATCGCCGACAGCGAGGCGCCGCCGATGTCGAAGAAATTGTCGCTCGCCTCGACGCGATCGACGCCCAGGACATCCTGCCAGATCTCGGCGAACAGCAACTCGATGTCGTCCAGCGGACCTCCGTCCTGCAGCTTGGCGGGCGGCTCCGTCTCGAACTCGGACAGAGCGGCGCGACTGATTTTCCCGTTGGGAAGCCGGGGGAGGCTCGGGACGACGACGACGCGCTCGGGAACCATATAGGCCGGCAACGTCTGCGAAAGACGTCCCTTGAGATCTCCCTCAAGATTCTGCGTATCCTTCGCGAGAACGGCGAAGGCGACGAGGCGCGGGCTCCCGCGCCTGTCGACGCGCGCGACGACGACGGCTTCCATCACCGCGGAATCGCGCAGGAGGGCCGCCTCGATTTCACGCGGCTCCACGCGATAGCCGCTGATCTTGACCAGATCGTCGATTCGTCCCAGGAATTCGATCCTGCCGTCGGCGTCGACGCGCCCCATGTCGCCGCTTTTGAAAAGTCGCGCGCCGCTTCCGGCGAAAGGGTTTGGAATGAAACGCTCCGCGGTCAGATCCGGCGCGTTGCGATAGCCGCGCGCAACGCCCTCTCCTCCGAGCCACAGCTCTCCCGGCGTCCCGGTCGGCGCGAGGTCGCCGTTCGGTCCGACGCAATAGATTTGCGCCCCTGGAATCGGCTGGCCGATCGGAACGGTGTGCGATCCGGGCGCGGAAAGAGTGTCCGCCGAGGCCCAGACGGTCGTTTCGGAAGGGCCATATTCATTATGGAGCCGGACCTGCGGCAGCTGCTGGAAATGCCGCAGGGCCACCTCCGCCTTGCACTCCTCGCCGGCGACGATGACGCTGCGCAGAGATGCGCAGCTGCGTATTGCGGAAAGTTCGAGCAGCGCGAAATACATGGACGGAAGCGCGAGCAGGTGGGAGATCGAATGGCGCTCGATGAGCCGCAGCAGCGCCAGGGGATCGCGCCGCGTCCTTTCGTCGGGGATGCAGAGAATCCCTCCGTCGGCGAGCGTCCAGAAGAGGCCGGCGACGGAACTGTCGAAGGCGATCGACGACAGCAGCAGAAAGGCGCCGACGGGCTCGCGATAATAATGGCGCCGCGCGAGAGTCGAGGCGACGGCGTTGCGGTGCGAGACCATCACGCCTTTGGGCTGGCCGGTCGAGCCTGAGGTATAGACGATATAGGCGAGATTGTCCGGACCGACCGAAGACTCCGGCTCCAACTGCGGCATCTGATCGAGGATTTCGTCGTCGTCGAGCAGCACGATCGGCGCAGAGAGCGAAGGCAGAGCCGCCGCGGACGTCCGCATCGAAACGATCGCAGCGGCTCGGCAGTCCTCCATCATGAAGTCTATGCGAGCGGCGGGATAGGACGGATCAATCGGAACATAAGCGCCGCCGGCCTTCAGAACGCCGAGGATCGCGACGATCGCCTGGATCGAGGGTTCTACGAACACGCCTACCGCAACATCCGGTCCAACCCCGAGGCCCATGAGCCGATGCGCAAGCTGGTTGGCGCGCGCGCCAAGCTCGGCGTAGGAAAGCCGCTCTGCGTCGCATACGACGGCTGCGGCGTCGCCTTTCGCCGATGCGTCGACGAGATCGTGCAGGATCGCCCGCGGCGCGACCGTAGCCAGCCCCGATTGCGCCGCGGCGAGAATACGTCCTTCCTCGGCCTTGGTCAGCCGCGAGACGCAGCCGATCGGCTGCGCCGGATCATCGAGCAGATTGCCGAGATAGGATTCGAAGTTCGAAGCGAGCCTCGCGATCGTCGATCGATCGAAGAGATCAGCGTCATATTCGAACCGCGCCTTCAGCCGATCCGGCTCTTCGAAAACATGCAGCACGAGATCGAAGGCCGCGGCCGCGGCGTCCGTCTCCGCGACGGTCATCGCAACGCCCGGCAGCTCCAGTCTTTCTGCGGGAAGATTATGGAGGACGAAGGCGATCTGGAAGAGCGGGTTGTGGCCGAGGTCGCGTTTCGGGGCGAGTTCCTCGACGATCCTTTCGAAGGGCGCATCCTGATTGGCCTGCGCGTCGACAGCGATCTCATGAACGCGCGCGAGCAGCGTTTCGAACGAGGGGCCGCCGGCCATGTCGGCGCGAAGCACGAGCACGTTCGTAAAGAAGCCGACCAGTTTTTCGAGTTCCTGGCGCGTGCGATAGGCGATCGTCGTTCCGACCGCAAAGTCGCTCTGCCCGGTGACCTGGAACAGAAAAGCGAAAAAACCCGATAGCAGCGTGACGAAGAGAGTCGTATTCGCCCGGCGGGCCAGCTCCGAGAGCCTCGCCTGCGCTTCCGGCGCGAGGCTGAAGGAATGCGACGCGCCCCGGCGCCGCTGCGCAGCGCTGCGCGGCCTATCGGTCGGCAGGGTCGAATACTGCGGCAATGACGCCAGCTGGCGCCTCCAATAGGCGATCTGCCCTTTGCCGATCTCGCTGTCGACGAGTCGGCGCTGCCAATGCGCGAAGTCCGCATATTGAACAGGCAGCGGCGCCAGCGGCGATCCCCCGCCCGAGAGGAAGGACTTATACAGAGCGGTGATCTCCCGGATCATCAGCACGCTCGACCAGCCGTCCCAGACGATGTGATGGATGGTCAGAAGAAGCGCGTGGCGGTTCGGTCCGAGCGCCGCCAGCGTCGCCCGCATCAAGGGAGGCTTCGCCAGGTCGAAGGGCTTGCGCGCCTCGGCTGCGACCAGCGCCGAGAGCTCCGTCTCCCGCTCCGGCTCCGACAAATGCCGGAGGTCGATCCGCGCGAACGCCAATTCAGCCTGCGGAGCGATCGACTGTCGCCAGACGCCGCTCCACTGTGCGTAGCTGGAGCGCAGGACTTCATGCCGTCGGATCATTTCGTTCAGACCGGCTTCGAGCGCCCCCCGATCGAGCGCCCCGTCGAACTTCACGAGCAGGGGGATGTGAAACAGCGTGGCGTCGGGCTCCAGAAGGAGCTGGAACAGGATGCGTTCCTGCCCGAACGACACGGGATTTTCCCCCGCCGGGCGATGCGCGATACGGGCGCCCACGGCGTTTTCCGCGCCGCGCCCGGAAAGGCGCATCCGCAACAGATCCAGCTTCGCCGCCGACAGCTTGCTTCTGGCGTCCATCGCCGCGATGTCCAGCTTGCTTTGCATTTCCGCTCCTCGGTCAGTCGCTCGAAGCCTTGGCCGCAAAGTCCTGCTCCGGCTGCGCCGACGCGCCCAGGATTTGCGCTCGAAGCGCCGCGGCCTCCGCTTCGTCGAGCGCTTCCAGCTCCGCAATCAGCGCCGCCTCGATGCGCGGAGCGAGCAGTGAAATCGTCGGCGCGTCGAAAATGCCGCGCAATGGCAGCTCGACGCCGAAGGCGGCCTGGATGCGCGAGCGGACTTGAATCGCAGACAAGGAATGTCCCCCGAGCTCGAAGAAATTGTCCTCGACGCCGACGCGCGTCGCGCCCAGAATCTCGGTCCAGATTCTGCAGAGAGCTTCTTCGGTGTCGTTGCGCGGCGCGACATAGGCGTCGAGCGGCGCGCTGTCGGCGTCATCCGCCGGCAGTCTCGCGCGGTCGATCTTGCCGTTCGGCGTCAGCGGCATCGCCTCGAGCAGGATGAACGCCGATGGAACCATGTGATGCGGAAGGCGCGCCAGCACATGCTCGCGCAGCTCCATCGGCGCGAATGCGCCTCCTACGACATAAGCGACGAGGCGGTTCACGCCCTTCGACACGGGGCGCGCCATGACGCAGGCCTGCTTGACCTTCGGGTGCAGCAGCAGGCAGGCTTCGATTTCTCCCGGCTCGATCCGGAAGCCGCGAATCTTGACCTGGTGATCGACGCGCCCGAGGAACTCGAGAACCCCGTCGGCGCGCCATCGCCCGAGATCGCCGGTGCGATAGAGTCGCGAGGCGGGGGCGCCGAAAGGATCCGGCAGAAAGGCCGCCGCCGTAAGATCCGGCCGATGAAGATAGCCGCGCCCGACCTGCACGCCCGCGACGCAAATCTCCCCGGGCGCGCCGATGGGCGCGGGCATGAACCAACGGTTGAGA
Proteins encoded in this window:
- a CDS encoding MBL fold metallo-hydrolase — encoded protein: MSDGLGFMLSASACIEPLVARWPAWPHTLAPVAHSLHLANYQIDVLQSFLDNPRQHELASKNPRLLGGPFIDHPAHESGRLKTLLETTLGAMKDNIEFAEALLQFSRSLAQEAKGESLEERYASLPAPLRGHVELFYDYLNNPIVRCLEGALYKSRYYKPEQQSLRLFDLQSDDDRPYYMSTPRLDGAGVFDWRISFADARLDDLFRLDVEPAGYEAILELLGGEAAANGALAPLLEESRGKPDPKWRGEGVRIRYFGHACVLVETRDIAILVDPLVASVPREAKVERFSWADLPHRIDYALVTHGHHDHFVVETLLRLRHRIGTLVVPRNSGTFYADFSLRLLAENLGFRNVREVDCFDEIVFEGGRIVAIPFLGEHNDLPAAKSAYLIEAASQSILFAADSNCLDCAIYEPILRLAGPIGVLFVGMECVGAPLSWVYGPMLPLKSERRHDQSRRSNGCDAAKALTLARSVQCKRAFVYAVGREPWIKHLLALSPSENDPYIREIDKFIAAMKAELQGDAELLFGRSEILV
- a CDS encoding non-ribosomal peptide synthetase; translated protein: MQSKLDIAAMDARSKLSAAKLDLLRMRLSGRGAENAVGARIAHRPAGENPVSFGQERILFQLLLEPDATLFHIPLLVKFDGALDRGALEAGLNEMIRRHEVLRSSYAQWSGVWRQSIAPQAELAFARIDLRHLSEPERETELSALVAAEARKPFDLAKPPLMRATLAALGPNRHALLLTIHHIVWDGWSSVLMIREITALYKSFLSGGGSPLAPLPVQYADFAHWQRRLVDSEIGKGQIAYWRRQLASLPQYSTLPTDRPRSAAQRRRGASHSFSLAPEAQARLSELARRANTTLFVTLLSGFFAFLFQVTGQSDFAVGTTIAYRTRQELEKLVGFFTNVLVLRADMAGGPSFETLLARVHEIAVDAQANQDAPFERIVEELAPKRDLGHNPLFQIAFVLHNLPAERLELPGVAMTVAETDAAAAAFDLVLHVFEEPDRLKARFEYDADLFDRSTIARLASNFESYLGNLLDDPAQPIGCVSRLTKAEEGRILAAAQSGLATVAPRAILHDLVDASAKGDAAAVVCDAERLSYAELGARANQLAHRLMGLGVGPDVAVGVFVEPSIQAIVAILGVLKAGGAYVPIDPSYPAARIDFMMEDCRAAAIVSMRTSAAALPSLSAPIVLLDDDEILDQMPQLEPESSVGPDNLAYIVYTSGSTGQPKGVMVSHRNAVASTLARRHYYREPVGAFLLLSSIAFDSSVAGLFWTLADGGILCIPDERTRRDPLALLRLIERHSISHLLALPSMYFALLELSAIRSCASLRSVIVAGEECKAEVALRHFQQLPQVRLHNEYGPSETTVWASADTLSAPGSHTVPIGQPIPGAQIYCVGPNGDLAPTGTPGELWLGGEGVARGYRNAPDLTAERFIPNPFAGSGARLFKSGDMGRVDADGRIEFLGRIDDLVKISGYRVEPREIEAALLRDSAVMEAVVVARVDRRGSPRLVAFAVLAKDTQNLEGDLKGRLSQTLPAYMVPERVVVVPSLPRLPNGKISRAALSEFETEPPAKLQDGGPLDDIELLFAEIWQDVLGVDRVEASDNFFDIGGASLSAIQVIARVQQLFEAEIPVTILFDAASLAEFSREVVRIAGDKTLPSEEFDALLRPNETESVQMARSGGFDV